One Nostoc punctiforme PCC 73102 DNA window includes the following coding sequences:
- a CDS encoding DEAD/DEAH box helicase: MTLSFQELGISQERVAQLEKIGFTEPTNIQVQAIPQLLGGRDVVGQSQTGTGKTAAFSLPILERLDINQKAVQAIVLTPTRELAMQVHDAIAQFIGDEGLRVLAIYGGQSIDRQMLQLRRGVHMVVGTPGRVIDLLDRGCLKLDQVKWFVLDEADEMLSMGFIDDVIKILSQAPVDRQTALFSATMPPSIRMLVNKFLRSPATVTVEQPKAAPNKINQVAYLIPRHWTKAKALQPILEMEDPETALIFVRTRRTAAELTSQLQGAGHSVDEYHGDLSQQARERLLVRFRNRQVRWVVATDIAARGLDVDQLSHVINFDLPDSVETYVHRIGRTGRAGKEGTAISLVQPFERRKQQTFERHNRQSWQLLSIPTRAQIEARHILKLQEQVREALTGERLASFLPIVSELIEEYDAQAIAAAALQIAYDQTRPAWLSSDVEIPQEESSAPKPRLGKRRESSSDRPRSAWKSDSNNGEERHSSPKPKLRTSGHESSASPSKKIGSPTARESAS, encoded by the coding sequence ATGACTCTTTCATTCCAAGAATTAGGCATTTCCCAAGAACGTGTCGCACAACTAGAAAAAATCGGTTTTACCGAACCAACTAACATTCAAGTCCAAGCAATTCCCCAATTGCTGGGTGGTCGTGATGTAGTAGGTCAATCTCAAACTGGAACAGGCAAAACCGCAGCGTTTTCACTGCCTATTTTAGAGCGGCTAGATATTAATCAAAAAGCCGTACAAGCCATAGTTTTAACACCAACTCGTGAATTAGCAATGCAAGTTCACGATGCGATCGCCCAATTCATCGGTGATGAAGGATTGCGGGTGTTAGCAATCTATGGTGGTCAATCAATTGACCGCCAGATGCTACAACTCAGACGTGGCGTTCACATGGTTGTGGGCACACCAGGACGGGTGATCGATTTACTCGATCGCGGCTGTTTAAAGCTCGATCAAGTGAAGTGGTTTGTGTTGGATGAAGCAGATGAAATGTTGAGCATGGGCTTTATCGACGATGTGATAAAAATCCTCTCGCAAGCGCCCGTAGATCGCCAAACAGCTTTATTCTCGGCAACAATGCCACCATCGATTCGGATGTTGGTGAATAAGTTCTTGCGATCGCCTGCAACTGTCACCGTCGAGCAGCCAAAAGCCGCTCCCAACAAGATTAATCAGGTAGCTTACTTGATCCCCCGCCACTGGACAAAAGCTAAAGCTTTACAGCCGATTCTGGAAATGGAAGATCCAGAAACAGCTTTAATCTTTGTCCGTACCAGACGTACAGCCGCAGAACTCACCAGTCAGTTACAAGGGGCTGGTCACAGTGTTGATGAATACCACGGTGACTTGTCTCAACAAGCACGGGAACGGTTATTAGTCAGATTCCGTAACCGTCAAGTCCGTTGGGTAGTAGCAACTGATATTGCAGCACGAGGGTTAGATGTCGATCAACTCTCCCATGTAATCAACTTCGACTTACCCGATAGCGTAGAAACCTACGTCCACCGTATTGGTCGTACTGGTCGTGCTGGTAAAGAAGGAACAGCAATTTCTTTAGTACAACCATTTGAGCGGCGCAAGCAGCAAACATTTGAACGTCATAACCGTCAAAGCTGGCAATTACTCTCAATTCCAACACGCGCACAAATTGAAGCGCGGCACATACTAAAACTGCAAGAACAGGTGCGGGAAGCTTTGACAGGTGAGCGTTTAGCTTCATTCTTGCCAATTGTTAGCGAACTAATTGAAGAATACGATGCTCAAGCGATCGCCGCAGCCGCATTGCAAATCGCTTACGATCAAACTCGTCCGGCTTGGTTGAGTTCAGATGTGGAAATACCCCAAGAGGAATCTTCTGCTCCCAAACCAAGATTGGGCAAGCGTCGTGAATCTTCCAGCGATCGCCCCCGTTCTGCGTGGAAATCAGATAGTAACAATGGTGAAGAAAGACATTCTTCTCCCAAGCCAAAACTGCGGACAAGTGGGCACGAGTCTTCTGCATCCCCTAGTAAAAAGATAGGTTCACCTACAGCTAGAGAATCAGCTTCTTAG
- a CDS encoding Rpn family recombination-promoting nuclease/putative transposase, with protein sequence MKRDSIYYQIFKRFPGLLFELVDNPPLQGQNYRFESVEVKETAFRMDGVFLPPEDATSRAIFFAEVQFQKDEALYHRFITESLMYLNRNRSQYDDWFCVVIFSSRSLEPSDQKTHRIFLNSDQVQRIYLDELGATNQQPIGINLMQLTLASDEVMAQQAKQLIERVKLEETDTLPKNEILDIITTIAVYKFSTLSREEVEAMLGLTLEQTRVYQEAKAEGREEGREEGREEREAEMLKLTVPLLLKTGMSVEQIAQHLNVDIEAVQLSIQQNT encoded by the coding sequence GTGAAACGAGACTCTATTTACTATCAAATTTTTAAGCGCTTTCCTGGGTTACTCTTTGAACTAGTTGATAATCCTCCTCTGCAAGGGCAAAACTATCGATTTGAATCAGTTGAAGTCAAAGAAACCGCTTTTCGCATGGATGGTGTGTTTTTACCTCCAGAGGATGCAACATCCAGAGCGATCTTTTTTGCTGAAGTTCAATTCCAAAAAGATGAAGCCCTCTACCATCGGTTCATTACCGAATCGCTGATGTACCTGAACCGGAATCGTTCTCAGTACGATGACTGGTTCTGCGTAGTAATATTTTCATCACGCTCTTTGGAACCAAGCGATCAAAAAACTCATCGAATATTTCTCAACAGCGATCAAGTGCAGCGAATCTATTTAGATGAATTAGGCGCGACTAATCAGCAGCCAATAGGCATCAACTTGATGCAGTTGACTCTAGCATCGGATGAAGTGATGGCACAGCAAGCAAAGCAATTGATTGAGCGGGTAAAATTAGAAGAAACGGACACACTGCCGAAAAACGAAATACTAGACATCATAACCACAATCGCCGTTTATAAGTTTTCGACCTTGAGTAGAGAGGAAGTTGAAGCTATGCTGGGATTGACTTTGGAGCAAACAAGGGTTTATCAGGAAGCGAAAGCAGAGGGTCGAGAAGAAGGTCGAGAAGAGGGTCGAGAAGAACGGGAAGCTGAAATGTTGAAACTTACCGTCCCTCTGTTACTAAAAACAGGGATGAGTGTGGAGCAGATTGCTCAACACCTCAATGTTGATATAGAAGCTGTCCAGCTTTCCATACAACAAAACACATAG
- a CDS encoding CHASE2 domain-containing protein: MNQQLDKRFVKLIFGLKQSLSRGHRELITAVSVAVCVVLLHSIGLLQSLEFAALDQLFRLRPNEPPEERITIVVIDEAYLNEIRLWPIPDAKIALLLQKLNVHKPRAIGLDLYRNLPVQPGNQELRNTYKSMPNLIGIELLANDKNKNFSVLPPQGLNKDQVGFNNVLYDLDGKVRRSLLYWHVDEQLHESFALKLALLYLKPKGITPTKAKNNPKYLQLGKAAFTRFEANDGAYVGADDRGYQILANFPKPKCQSSSREICNFRQVSIKDVLADKVQENLIKDRIILIGSTAPSLQDFVFIPYSSSLMGTAKPVPGIQLQAYFISELISAALDGRPLFRFWSDLMECLWIFIWSYLGAVTTWRIRHATRSLLCILVSCFVLTLTTYFAFLYGFWIPLLPSLFSFGSSAIWMISHIAHIQEEWKRSKEFLHHVINTIPDPIFVKNEQHQWIVLNEAYCRFIGYPNKLLIEKSDYDFFPKHEADVFRQQDDLVFRTERPQEHEEEFTNADGQTHQIATKRSLHKDAAGNFFLVGVIRDITQRKLMEEQLKRTAAELFQSNNELKLKEDHLRYLAYHDPLTGLSNRKFFAEQLYESLHWAQHNNLLLGLLFIDLDGFKQVNDTLGHETGDRLLMTIAGRLSNSLRASDTVSRLGGDEFTIILRAIPNVQIAAKVAEKILSSITKPIVLDGYAIRISASIGISVYPYNSQDSENLIKQADAAMYRAKHLGKNRYEFA; the protein is encoded by the coding sequence ATGAATCAGCAGCTAGACAAGCGTTTTGTAAAGTTAATCTTTGGACTAAAACAATCGCTTAGTCGAGGACACAGAGAATTGATTACTGCCGTCAGCGTTGCAGTCTGCGTCGTGCTGTTGCACTCCATTGGATTATTGCAATCTTTGGAGTTTGCAGCTTTGGATCAATTGTTTCGCTTACGTCCAAATGAACCACCGGAAGAGCGTATTACGATCGTAGTCATTGATGAAGCATATTTGAACGAAATACGTTTGTGGCCGATTCCAGATGCGAAAATTGCACTGTTGTTGCAAAAATTAAATGTCCACAAACCCCGTGCTATTGGCTTAGATCTCTACAGAAATTTGCCAGTACAGCCTGGTAATCAAGAACTGCGTAATACTTATAAGTCAATGCCCAATTTAATTGGTATTGAACTATTGGCAAATGACAAAAACAAAAACTTTAGTGTTTTGCCTCCACAGGGACTGAATAAGGATCAAGTTGGCTTTAATAACGTGCTATACGATCTTGATGGTAAAGTACGTCGCAGTTTGTTGTATTGGCACGTTGATGAGCAGTTACACGAAAGTTTTGCCCTGAAGTTGGCTTTATTGTATTTAAAGCCAAAAGGAATTACTCCTACTAAAGCAAAAAACAACCCTAAGTATTTGCAATTAGGTAAGGCAGCATTTACTCGTTTCGAGGCTAATGATGGTGCTTATGTGGGGGCTGATGATAGAGGATATCAAATTTTGGCTAATTTTCCCAAACCGAAATGTCAAAGTTCATCTAGAGAAATTTGTAATTTTCGTCAGGTATCGATAAAAGATGTACTGGCAGATAAAGTCCAAGAAAACTTAATCAAAGATCGGATTATACTGATTGGTTCTACTGCACCTAGTCTTCAGGATTTTGTATTTATTCCCTACTCCAGCAGTCTAATGGGTACGGCAAAGCCCGTACCTGGAATTCAACTGCAAGCTTATTTTATTAGTGAGTTAATATCTGCTGCTCTTGATGGACGACCATTATTCAGATTCTGGTCTGACTTGATGGAATGCTTGTGGATTTTTATCTGGTCTTATCTGGGAGCCGTGACGACATGGCGGATACGGCACGCTACTAGAAGTCTGCTTTGTATCCTAGTTTCTTGCTTTGTATTGACACTGACTACATACTTTGCTTTTTTATACGGTTTTTGGATACCGCTCCTTCCCTCATTGTTTAGCTTTGGCAGTTCAGCTATTTGGATGATCAGTCATATTGCCCATATCCAGGAAGAGTGGAAACGTTCTAAAGAATTTTTGCATCACGTAATCAACACGATTCCCGATCCAATTTTTGTGAAAAATGAACAACATCAGTGGATTGTTTTAAATGAAGCCTATTGTCGATTTATCGGTTATCCAAATAAGTTGTTAATTGAGAAGTCAGACTATGACTTTTTCCCTAAACATGAAGCTGATGTGTTTCGGCAACAGGATGATCTTGTGTTCCGAACTGAAAGACCCCAGGAACATGAAGAAGAATTTACAAATGCAGATGGACAGACTCATCAAATTGCCACTAAGCGATCGCTCCACAAAGACGCAGCTGGCAATTTCTTTTTAGTTGGGGTCATCCGAGATATTACTCAGCGCAAGCTGATGGAGGAACAACTTAAGCGCACTGCTGCTGAACTATTTCAGTCTAACAATGAATTAAAACTCAAAGAAGATCACTTGCGTTATTTGGCGTATCACGACCCCCTGACCGGTTTATCCAATCGCAAATTTTTTGCCGAACAACTTTACGAGTCATTACATTGGGCGCAACACAATAACCTGTTATTGGGACTGCTGTTTATTGATTTAGATGGCTTTAAGCAAGTTAATGATACTCTGGGGCACGAGACTGGCGATCGCTTGCTAATGACTATCGCGGGAAGACTCAGCAACTCTTTACGCGCTAGCGATACAGTTTCTCGTTTGGGTGGCGATGAATTTACTATAATTTTGCGGGCAATTCCTAACGTCCAGATAGCTGCTAAAGTCGCCGAAAAAATCCTAAGCAGTATTACCAAGCCAATTGTTTTGGATGGCTATGCAATCCGAATCTCTGCCAGTATTGGCATAAGTGTCTACCCATACAATAGCCAAGACAGTGAAAATTTAATCAAACAAGCAGATGCAGCAATGTATCGTGCCAAGCACCTGGGTAAAAATCGCTACGAGTTTGCTTAA
- a CDS encoding vitamin K epoxide reductase family protein, whose protein sequence is MIRRRSTPWIHKWSRPLIAAIAGCGALITGYLTIEKLTGGSAACVAEAGTKGCNDVLSSPWATVLGQPLALFGFLAYISMVIFALAPLVFNSGENNSRKQLENWTWWLLLVGAIAMSVFSGYLMYVLASQIKAVCPYCIGSALFSVSLLVLTIMGRTWEDIGQIFFTALIVGIVTLIGTLGVYAGVNKSDVTSGTPGQPVKITFNPKEDPNPAFGWEVTTTSGEAEMALASHLAKVGAKEYTAYWCPHCHEQKLLFGKEAEEIINRDVKVECAPDGLKAQPELCKAAKIEGFPTWIINGKSYSGVQNLEELAKVSGYTGPIDFKRFK, encoded by the coding sequence ATGATTCGCCGTCGTTCTACTCCTTGGATTCATAAATGGTCACGGCCATTGATTGCCGCGATCGCTGGATGTGGTGCTTTGATCACAGGTTATCTCACCATAGAAAAGTTAACAGGAGGCAGTGCAGCTTGTGTAGCAGAGGCTGGTACTAAGGGCTGTAATGATGTGCTTTCCAGTCCTTGGGCAACAGTTCTTGGTCAGCCATTAGCTTTGTTTGGGTTTTTGGCGTACATCAGTATGGTGATATTTGCTTTAGCTCCCTTGGTATTCAACTCAGGGGAAAACAATAGCCGCAAACAATTAGAAAATTGGACGTGGTGGCTGCTGCTGGTGGGTGCGATCGCTATGTCTGTCTTTAGCGGTTACTTAATGTACGTGTTGGCATCTCAAATTAAAGCTGTTTGTCCTTACTGTATTGGTTCAGCTTTGTTTTCTGTGAGTCTTTTGGTACTAACAATTATGGGTCGTACTTGGGAGGATATTGGACAAATCTTCTTTACCGCCCTAATTGTGGGTATAGTAACGCTGATTGGCACTTTAGGCGTTTATGCTGGCGTGAATAAATCAGATGTTACATCTGGAACACCAGGACAACCCGTTAAAATTACCTTTAATCCCAAAGAAGATCCTAACCCAGCCTTCGGTTGGGAAGTTACCACCACTTCTGGCGAGGCAGAAATGGCCTTAGCAAGCCATCTAGCAAAGGTAGGCGCGAAGGAATACACTGCTTACTGGTGTCCTCACTGCCATGAACAAAAGCTGCTTTTTGGTAAAGAAGCCGAGGAAATAATCAACAGAGATGTTAAGGTAGAGTGCGCTCCCGATGGACTCAAAGCTCAACCAGAACTGTGTAAAGCCGCAAAAATTGAAGGCTTCCCCACTTGGATCATCAATGGTAAAAGCTATAGCGGAGTCCAAAACTTAGAGGAACTAGCAAAAGTTTCTGGTTACACAGGGCCTATCGACTTCAAGCGTTTCAAATAA
- a CDS encoding aldo/keto reductase: MENVTLGQNGPVVTPLCIGTWAWGDKLFWNYGDRYGPEQLQEAFTAALEAGITFFDTAEIYGMGKSEEFLGQFLQHTQQPVQIATKFGPVPWRFTAQSVSDALTASLKRLQLERIALYQVHWPFAFFLSQQTLMNALADEVKRGRIAAVGVSNYSAEQMRDAHQILADRGVPLAVNQVRYSLLSRQIESKGILATARELGVTILAYSPLAQGLLTGKYSIDSAETPTGARKIDSRFKKEGLQKISPVISLLRNFGEKYDRTPAQVALNWLIAQGNVIPIAGVKTAEQVRQNAGALGWRLSDDEIGELELVSRPWL; encoded by the coding sequence GTGGAAAATGTCACATTGGGGCAGAATGGCCCAGTTGTTACACCCTTGTGCATAGGCACTTGGGCTTGGGGTGATAAACTATTTTGGAATTATGGCGATCGCTACGGTCCAGAACAGTTACAAGAAGCCTTTACCGCAGCCTTAGAAGCTGGGATTACGTTCTTTGATACTGCCGAAATCTACGGAATGGGAAAGAGCGAGGAATTTTTAGGGCAATTTCTGCAACACACACAACAACCTGTACAAATCGCCACAAAATTTGGCCCCGTACCGTGGCGATTTACAGCCCAATCTGTCTCTGATGCTTTAACAGCCAGCCTCAAACGGCTACAACTTGAGCGAATCGCCCTGTATCAAGTGCATTGGCCTTTTGCCTTCTTTTTAAGTCAACAAACTTTGATGAATGCCTTAGCGGATGAAGTGAAGCGGGGCAGAATTGCGGCAGTCGGTGTGAGTAATTACTCAGCAGAGCAAATGCGAGACGCGCATCAAATATTAGCGGATCGGGGAGTGCCTTTGGCTGTAAACCAAGTCCGTTATTCTTTACTCAGTCGCCAAATTGAAAGCAAAGGTATTTTGGCAACTGCGCGTGAGTTGGGTGTGACTATCTTGGCATACAGTCCTTTAGCACAGGGATTACTCACAGGAAAGTACAGTATTGATAGTGCTGAAACCCCCACTGGTGCGAGAAAAATAGACTCGCGATTTAAGAAAGAAGGTCTGCAAAAAATTTCCCCAGTCATATCTTTGCTACGTAACTTCGGGGAAAAATACGATCGCACTCCTGCCCAAGTTGCTCTTAACTGGTTAATTGCTCAGGGTAACGTTATTCCCATTGCTGGGGTGAAGACAGCCGAACAAGTACGGCAGAATGCTGGTGCTTTGGGCTGGAGATTGAGCGACGATGAAATTGGAGAGTTAGAACTAGTTAGTCGTCCTTGGCTGTAG
- the rimO gene encoding 30S ribosomal protein S12 methylthiotransferase RimO encodes MGDKPTIAISHLGCEKNRIDTEHMLGMLVEAGYGVDTNEELADYVIVNTCSFIEAARQESVRTLVELAEANKKIVITGCMAQHFQEQLLEELPEAVAVVGTGDYHKIVNVIERVELGERVKQVSIEPTYIADETTPRYRTTTEGVAYLRVAEGCDYRCAFCIIPHLRGNQRSRTIESIVAEAEQLVSQGVKEIILISQITTNYGLDIYGKPKLAELLRALGKVDIPWIRMHYAYPTGLTPDAIAAIQETPNVLPYLDLPLQHSHPDILRAMNRPWQGRVNDGIIDRIKTALPTAVLRTTFIVGFPGETQEHFEHLLEFVQRHEFDHVGVFTFSSEEGTPAYKLPNQLAQEVMDDRRYQLMELQQPISQKKNQQEVGKIVDVLIEQENPESGELIGRSGRFSPEVDGLVYVKGQAKLGTIVPVAIHHADTYDLYGQVVNN; translated from the coding sequence ATGGGTGACAAGCCAACAATTGCCATTTCTCACCTGGGCTGCGAGAAAAATCGAATTGATACAGAACACATGCTGGGAATGCTCGTAGAAGCAGGCTACGGTGTAGATACAAATGAAGAGTTAGCAGATTACGTTATTGTTAATACTTGTAGTTTTATTGAAGCAGCCCGGCAAGAATCTGTCAGAACTTTGGTAGAACTGGCAGAGGCAAATAAAAAGATCGTAATCACTGGCTGTATGGCGCAACACTTTCAAGAACAACTTTTGGAGGAATTGCCCGAAGCAGTAGCCGTTGTCGGCACAGGCGATTATCACAAAATTGTTAATGTAATTGAGCGTGTTGAACTTGGCGAACGGGTTAAACAGGTTAGTATCGAACCAACCTACATTGCCGACGAAACTACACCGCGTTATCGTACTACAACCGAGGGCGTAGCTTACCTACGGGTTGCCGAAGGTTGTGATTATCGTTGTGCATTTTGTATAATTCCTCATCTTCGAGGGAACCAGCGATCGCGTACTATTGAATCTATAGTCGCCGAAGCCGAGCAGTTAGTTAGTCAAGGTGTAAAGGAAATTATTCTAATTTCCCAAATCACTACTAATTACGGTTTGGATATTTACGGTAAGCCAAAATTAGCCGAATTACTTCGTGCTTTGGGGAAAGTAGATATACCGTGGATCAGAATGCATTACGCTTATCCTACGGGACTGACCCCAGATGCGATCGCGGCGATTCAAGAAACACCAAACGTCTTGCCTTATCTGGATTTGCCCTTACAGCATTCTCATCCAGATATTCTCCGCGCCATGAACCGTCCTTGGCAAGGGCGGGTAAATGATGGGATTATAGATCGCATCAAAACGGCGCTACCAACAGCCGTACTGCGGACAACATTTATTGTTGGTTTCCCAGGAGAAACACAAGAGCATTTTGAGCATCTACTAGAGTTCGTTCAACGGCATGAATTCGATCATGTTGGTGTCTTCACCTTTTCCTCTGAGGAAGGAACCCCAGCTTACAAGCTACCAAATCAGTTGGCCCAAGAAGTGATGGACGATCGCCGATACCAACTGATGGAACTCCAGCAACCGATTTCTCAAAAGAAAAATCAACAGGAAGTAGGCAAAATCGTCGATGTCCTGATTGAGCAAGAAAATCCTGAAAGTGGTGAACTAATAGGTCGTTCAGGTAGATTTTCCCCAGAGGTTGATGGTCTGGTGTATGTCAAAGGCCAGGCAAAGTTAGGAACCATCGTGCCAGTAGCGATTCACCACGCTGATACATACGACCTCTATGGTCAAGTAGTCAATAACTAA
- the btpA gene encoding photosystem I biogenesis protein BtpA — MDLYQLFKTRSPIIGVVHLLPLPTSPRWGGSLKAVIDRAEQEAAALASGGVDGLIVENFFDAPFTKNQVDPVVVSAMTIVVQRIQNLVTLPIGLNVLRNDGKSAMAIASCVQAQFIRVNVLTGVMATDQGLIEGEAHHLLRYRRELGCDVKILADVLVKHARPLSSPNLTVAVKDTIERGLADGVILSGWATGSPPNLEDLELACDAASGTPVFIGSGANWENIDTLMQAADGVIVSSSLKRHGRIEQPIDPIRVSQFVEAARRSWNSKGESKSAEQVKLHS; from the coding sequence GTGGACTTATATCAATTATTTAAAACTCGCTCACCGATTATTGGAGTGGTTCACCTGCTACCACTGCCTACCTCACCCCGTTGGGGAGGTAGCTTAAAAGCGGTGATTGACCGAGCTGAACAAGAAGCCGCAGCCCTTGCCAGCGGAGGGGTTGACGGTTTGATTGTGGAGAATTTTTTCGACGCGCCCTTTACCAAAAACCAAGTCGATCCCGTGGTTGTGAGTGCCATGACCATTGTGGTGCAACGGATACAAAACTTGGTGACTTTGCCTATAGGCTTAAATGTTTTGCGAAACGACGGCAAAAGTGCAATGGCGATCGCTAGCTGTGTGCAAGCGCAATTCATCCGCGTCAACGTTCTCACGGGAGTAATGGCAACCGATCAGGGATTAATTGAAGGAGAAGCCCATCACCTACTCCGCTATCGACGGGAGTTAGGCTGCGATGTTAAAATTCTGGCCGATGTGTTGGTAAAACACGCCCGTCCTTTGAGTTCTCCAAATCTCACAGTCGCCGTTAAAGACACCATTGAAAGGGGTTTAGCAGACGGAGTTATTTTGTCTGGTTGGGCTACTGGTAGCCCTCCTAACTTAGAAGATTTGGAACTAGCTTGTGATGCAGCATCTGGCACGCCAGTGTTCATTGGTAGTGGGGCAAATTGGGAAAATATTGATACATTGATGCAGGCCGCAGATGGTGTAATAGTTTCCAGTTCTCTGAAACGTCACGGGCGTATAGAGCAACCAATTGACCCAATTCGCGTCAGTCAATTTGTCGAAGCCGCGCGTCGCAGTTGGAACTCCAAAGGTGAAAGCAAATCAGCAGAACAAGTAAAGTTACATTCTTAG